From the genome of uncultured Bacteroides sp.:
TAAAGTGACTTTAATTGGTATTAATAGCTTTAGTGATTGTTTCCTTCTTGAAGAAATACACTGCAAAGCATTGACTCCTCCAAAAACAGATTCTTCTGCTTTCTCAACATATACTTTGCTATACTGTAAGTTGTATATTCCTAAAGGCTCATCTAAAGCTTATAAAAGTGCTGAAGTCTGGAAAGACTTTGTGAATGTTATCGAAGAGTAAGTTTACAAATGCGTTCTATAGATTTACCTAAATATAAAAATATAGATTTAGTTATTCGAAAATGCGAAATGCCCCGCTAACCAGATTGGAAACGGGGCATTTGTTTTATCAGTTAATTAATAAAATCAGATCTCGCGGAATCCGATTATTTCTCTAACTTCCTTCAATGTTTTAGCTGCACTTTCCTGTGCTCTCTCTGCACCTTGTTTAGCAACCTTAGCAAGATATTCAGTATTTGCAGAATATTCCACAATCTTTTCGCGGATAGGTTCTGTATAAGCCACGATATCTGCAGCGAGTTGTTTCTTCAAATCTCCGTAACGGATAGAACAATCGTTGTACTTTTCATTGAAATAATCGTAAGTATCTTTAGTAGATACAATATCAAGGAAAGTGAACAGGTTCTGAATAACCTCAGGCTTTTCACTGTTAGGCTCTGTTGGTCCTGCATCAGTTACCGCCTTCATCACCTTTTTGCTGATAGTCTTGGCATCATCCATCAGATAAATACAGTTACCTTCAGATTTTCCCATTTTGCCAGAACCATCCAATCCAGGAACCTTGATAGCCTTCTCTGCCAAAGAGAAAGAAGCTGGTTCTGGGAATAAGTCAGTACCATATATTGTATTGAAACGACGGGCAAACTTACGCGCCATCTCCATGTTCTGTTCCTGATCCTTGCCCACCGGTACTTTTTTTGCCTTATGAATAAGAATATCCGCAGCCATAAGAGTCGGGTAAGTAAGAAGTCCGGCATTTACATTGTCCGGTTGTTTACGTGCCTTTTCCTTGAAAGAAGTAGTACGTTCCAGCTCGCCCAGATAAGCATTCATGTTAAGGTACAGATAAAGTTCCAATACCTCCTTCACGTCACTTTGTACATAAATGGTAGCTTTTTCAGGATCAATACCGCAAGCAAGATATTCAGCAAGAATAGTGCGTGCGCTCTGAACTATATCATTAGGTTTTGGGTGAGTAGTAAGGGAATGCCAGTCGGCGATAAAGAAATAACAATTATATTCATTCTGCATTTGCAGAAAACTCTTCACTGCTCCAAAGTAGTTGCCCAGATGCAGATTACCTGTTGGGCGAATTCCACTAACAACTGTTTCCATAATTTCTTTGTTTCTAAATAATTTGCCGCAAAGATACTAATTTATCACAAAACATGGCCATAGTTAAAACATTCTCTTTCTTCTTTTTAGAAATTAAAAATGAAAGGAAAATGTCTTTGTAAATGAAGTAAGATTGTAGTTTTTATGCTCTTTTTGCCAGGAAATGCTCCGAAAAGGTGAGGGTAGAGCCCAAAAGTGATGGATTGGGTGATGGATAATTTGCTATCCCTCACTCTTTAAATTGCTTTTAATCAGGATGTTTTGGCTGGTTGGTGATGGAGTGATGGTAGAATATAGATTTGCAAATTTTAGTTGTGTTGATTTTTTGTATAACTTGCCATCGAAAATTCGTAGTGTTAGTTTTGAATAAACAGAATATGCAAATAATAATATCCCCAGCCAAAACAATAAATACTAAAAGTTCACAGAAAGCTCCGGCAAAATCAATGCCGATTTTTGCTAATGAAGCAAAAGAGATTGCACTTCACATGTCACAATATTCCGTGGAGGAATTGGAACGATTACTGAAGATTAGTCCGAAGCTGGCTCTGGAAACATTTAAGCGGTTTGAAACGTTTCATTCCGATGAGGCTCCTTCCCTGCAGGCTTTACTGGTCTATACAGGAATGGTGTTTAAACATATTGCTCCTGTGGACTTTTCGGACGAGGACTTTCTTTATGCTCATAAGCATTTGCGCATCGCTTCTCCGTTTTACGGATTGGTTCGTCCGCTTGATAT
Proteins encoded in this window:
- the trpS gene encoding tryptophan--tRNA ligase, with product METVVSGIRPTGNLHLGNYFGAVKSFLQMQNEYNCYFFIADWHSLTTHPKPNDIVQSARTILAEYLACGIDPEKATIYVQSDVKEVLELYLYLNMNAYLGELERTTSFKEKARKQPDNVNAGLLTYPTLMAADILIHKAKKVPVGKDQEQNMEMARKFARRFNTIYGTDLFPEPASFSLAEKAIKVPGLDGSGKMGKSEGNCIYLMDDAKTISKKVMKAVTDAGPTEPNSEKPEVIQNLFTFLDIVSTKDTYDYFNEKYNDCSIRYGDLKKQLAADIVAYTEPIREKIVEYSANTEYLAKVAKQGAERAQESAAKTLKEVREIIGFREI